The Hyphococcus flavus genome contains a region encoding:
- a CDS encoding DUF58 domain-containing protein: MPADNPSLAVRHDAEYAAALFPALLIEAEKIAQSVSAGLHGRRRAGPGETFWQHRPYAFGDPVSSIDWRQSARVSDRLYIRQNEWEAAAAAYIWRDPSRSLDYASNRNLPTKRRRADILMTALTILLSQAGERIGLLGEDRRPFQGRNAPDRMLEALHVNQFAEDESAPPLASTPVGARIVMASDFFTDPISIENAVAASTDAGAKGVLLQICDPAEEIFPFDGRVEFRDLESKDRLIFGQTSSVTADYKVAFSAHRERLINIARKAGWTFIAHRTDRPPQAALLSLFTALADMRKWAA, from the coding sequence ATGCCTGCCGATAATCCGTCACTTGCTGTACGACATGATGCGGAATACGCCGCCGCCTTATTTCCTGCACTACTGATCGAAGCTGAAAAAATCGCGCAATCAGTCTCAGCAGGTCTGCATGGCCGTCGCCGGGCCGGACCCGGCGAAACTTTCTGGCAGCACCGGCCTTATGCTTTCGGCGATCCGGTTTCGAGCATAGATTGGCGTCAATCAGCACGCGTGTCAGACCGCCTCTATATACGCCAGAATGAATGGGAAGCAGCAGCAGCGGCCTACATCTGGCGCGATCCGTCGCGATCTCTAGATTATGCGTCAAATCGCAACCTACCAACTAAACGGCGACGCGCAGATATTCTTATGACCGCGCTTACGATTCTGCTCTCTCAAGCAGGCGAACGCATAGGGTTGCTCGGCGAAGACCGCAGACCTTTTCAAGGTCGTAACGCGCCAGATCGCATGCTCGAAGCGTTACATGTAAATCAGTTCGCCGAAGATGAAAGCGCGCCGCCTTTGGCTAGCACGCCAGTAGGCGCGCGCATTGTGATGGCGAGTGACTTTTTTACTGATCCGATCTCCATCGAAAATGCTGTTGCCGCTTCAACGGATGCAGGCGCCAAGGGCGTATTGCTGCAAATTTGTGATCCAGCTGAAGAAATTTTCCCTTTTGACGGACGGGTTGAATTTCGTGACCTTGAAAGTAAAGACCGGCTAATCTTTGGGCAGACAAGCTCTGTCACCGCGGACTACAAGGTTGCATTTTCCGCTCATCGTGAACGTCTTATAAATATCGCACGGAAAGCTGGCTGGACATTTATCGCGCACCGCACTGACAGACCACCTCAGGCGGCTCTGCTGTCTTTATTCACCGCACTCGCAGACATGCGAAAATGGGCGGCATGA